The genomic region ACTCACCTGTCTCATCAAGTACTTCACCTGTTTCTAATACGATAAATGTCTGGATAACCCCCTCTTTTTTTAACGCATTTCTTGCATTTCTAATTCCCCATGCAAGTTGTTTTTTTCCTAAATCACTTGTCGCATTCATCAAATATGGGGTAAGTGACCCCCCTGTTGCATACTTGTAAATTGGATCGATAATGTTTTCTAGTTCTGCATGTACGTCTTTGGAGATCGAGGTAAGGATGAGTTCGTTTATAGTACTTGCGCTTTTTGAAACGTTTTTGAAGGCAAGATATGATGAAATTGAAACACTTGTTACCGTAGCAATTATTGCTACCAATACTAAGGATAGTATGAGTTTAAATTGTAGTTTCATTTAACCACCTCCGAAAGTATGTATTCTCTTACATTTTCAAAATCTTCTCCAAAATATCTATCACCATTCATTTCGATATTAATATTTGAAAGAAAATCTTCAATCATTTTAGAGGACTTTAATGGACGCCTAAATTCCAAAGCAACCCTAACTAACATTGTCTCAATTGATATTAAATCTACTACATTTGTATAAATTTTTCTTAACTTCCTTGCAGAAGTTGCTCCCATACTTACATGATCTTCTTGGTATGCAGATGTTGGAATCGTATCACATGATGCAGGATGAGATAAAACTTTATTTTCATTACATATTGCAGCAGCCGCATATTGCCAAATCATATAACCAGAGTTAAGTCCCTCTTTTCCAGATGCAAGAAATGCAGGTAATCCCCTATTAACTAGTGGGTTTACCAATCTATCAATTCTTCTTTCGATCATATTACCTAAATCAGTTAACGCTATAGATAAATAATCACAAACTAATGCAACTGGTTCACCATGGAAATTTCCACCACTAATTATTTCCTCATCAAATATTAACGGATTATCCGTTGCCGCATTAATTTCATTTTCAGCAACTTTTTTGGCAAATTCAAGAGTATCATACACTGCACCATAAACCTGAGGAATAGCTCTAAGTGTGTATGCATCTTGGACATTAGAACATTTGATGTGTGATTCTCTTAATTTACTCTTATTAAGATATTTTCTCAGTAATTCGGCAATATAAATTTGGCCTTTATGATTTCTTACTCTTTGCAATCTATCATCAAATGCGACTGGTGTCCCAAGTAAAACATCTGTTGATGCTGCTGCAATTAAAGTTGCAATTTCTATTAATCTAAACATATCTCTGACAACAAGTGAAAGTATCGCTGTCATAAATTGCGTGCCATTTAATAAACTTAAGCCTTCTTTTTCTTTTAAAGTCAATGGTGTTATATTTTTTTCTTTCAATATTTCTCTTGTTTCAACTTTCTTGCCATTCTTTAAAACATATCCTTCACCAATTAGTGCCATTGAAATATGTGATAATGGTGCCAAATCACCACTTGCACCAACACTCCCCTTCTCCGGCACATATGGTACAACATCTTTATTCAAAAACTCTACTAATTTTTCTATTACCGACACTCTTACCCCTGAAAAACCTTTTGCTAATGAATTAGCCCTCAACAACATCATCGCACGAACGATATCATAGTTCAGTGGCTCACCGATACCTGCTGAATGAGATAACACAATATTTTTTTGTAAATCCTCTAATTCTTCTTTTGAAATTCTTACATTAACCAATGCACCAAAACCTGTATTCACACCGTAAACTGGTTTGTTTTTTTCTAAAATTTCTTCAACTTTTTTTCTAGAAAGTTCAACATTTTTTTTGGCCTTATCATCAAGCAAAACTTGTTCATATTTTCTCGATACTTTATGAACATCCTCAACGGTTAAGCTATTTCCGTTAATATATATCAAAAAAATCCCCCCTCTAATATTATCTATGACAAATATATCACAATAAAAATTTTAATCAAATACCAATTCTTATCTTTTTTATAAATCAGATACAGATATCTTATTTATTTCATCATTTTCTAAATATCTTGCAATAACATAAAGTAAATCTGAAATCCTATTAATATACGCCAATAACTGTAATCTTACATTTTCGACTTTTGACAGTCTAACAATGTATCTTTCGCCTCTTCTTGCAATTGTTCTACAAACATCAAGTAATGCACTTTCCTTTTTAGCACCCGGTATTACAAAAGAGCTTATATTTAATTTCTTTTCGTAATTTTCTACATATTTTGTTACTCTATCAACATCTCTTTTGTCAATAAGCTCAATAAATTTTTCACCTTTTGCTAATTCAGTAGCTATTCTAAACAAATCCTTTTGAATTTCTTCAATTATAGTTTTTTCATTCACATCCAAACCAATTTTTGCCAATCCAAGAAATGATACCAGCTCATCTATCGTTCCATATGCTTCTACTCTGATATTATCTTTGTCTACTCTCTCACCATTTGCCAAAAATGTCTTTCCATCATCACCCATTTTTGTACTTATCATTATTTATCCCCTCCTAAAATTACTCTTTTAAAAAATTCTAATTCTTTGATAATAATATCTATATTTACATCCTGCATTAAAAATGATTTTAAAATAGATAAAGGTATTAATTCCAAAACATTATTTACATTCTTTAAACTATTAAAAAAACACTTTTTTTGTATATCAATACTAATATTCATATTTAATTTCTCCACTTCATTCCAAAAACTCTGAAAAAGAGCATAATCACTCTTAAATTTTACCTTATAAATTAAAGTATTATCTGAGTTAATTATGTAGCCTAACTTTTCTACAATTCTCAACAATCTAGAAAAAATTATTAAATCAAGGTATTTCTCCGCATTCTTTACAGAAAATACGTTAGGATGCTCTATTAAAAAATCCATATTTAAATTTATAATAATTTCATTTTTTTCAAAAGAATTTTCTATTTTTAATACCTCTCTTTCACAGTTTACTTTCTTTTTAAATAATTCTTTTGAAACGAAATTTCTAATCTTAAATAATTCAAAATTTTCATCATTAAATTCAATGAAAATATCGATATTTGAATCTTTTTCCTTACATTTATATATATTAAAATTTATATCATTAAACTCTTCACTGCCAATATAAATACACTCACTTAAATTCCAGTCAAAATAGCTGTTACAAACAATATATCGTTTTTCAACTATAATTGGTACTAGATAATCAAACACTTCCTTTATCGAAAAGAAAGAATCAATGTATAAAATCACACCTAATCCCCCTTAAAAATTTTTTTTAGTTCTTTAATATCATCCTTAAAATCATCTTTGTTTTCGCAATTTTCAATTATATTTTTCAAGATTTTTAATGCTTTAACCGTCTTTTTTAGCTTTCTTTCAGGTTCCCTTTCAAAACGTTTTAAGTAAAAAAAGAAATAGTAAATAATAAACAAAGAAACTGGGACAAATACAAAATACAACATTATATGATGTGCTGGATAAGCAGAATAAACCAAAAAATTCAAGTCTTTTTTTTCAACTATTTTAAATAAAACTTTTTTCCCGTTATAATAAGTAATATTACCTTTAACATCAGGAAACATTTCATTAAAACTTACAGAAAAATTGTTACTATTAACTATCTTTTTATCATTAGTAAAAAATACAAAATAAGATGTTATTTTAGGAATTGTATAAAAAGCATTATCTTTTACATAAATAAGATTTGAAGTTTCACCAAACTTTACAATTGAAATCCCCTCTGAAAGATTTTCCACTTTAAAAACCTTCCCCATATAGTATATTTTATTTCTTTCTACTACATAACCTTCTGGTTGTCTGTTTGAAATTATATTTGCAATCAAATTTTCATAATTTTCATAATCAAAATCAGCAATTTTTTCATACTCATTTAGTTGAAATTTTGAGTAAGACAAATCCATTTTAAACATTAAATAAGGCAAAACCATAAAAAAAATAACAAAAAAAATAACGGGTAACTTCCTCATCCTATCATTCCTTTACTTTTGCCATTATTAAAAGATCAACATAATTTCCATCTAAATTCACAGCTTTTTTCTTTCTACCTTCGATTTTATATCCAAGTTTAATATAAAGATTAATTGCAATTAAATTACTCTCAATTACTTCCAATTGAATTCTTTTTACTCCATTCTTAAAAACCCACTCTTCTGCAATCTGAATAAGCTTTTTACCAATACCCATTCCTCTAAATTCCCGTAAAACAGATATTCCATATTCAGCAACATGTCTCATACGTTTTCTTTCATGAATCATTATATCAATTTCACCTATAATTTTGTTTTCTAACTTAGCGATAAAAATCTTTCTTAACTCATTTTCAATGTAGAATTCTACATATTTCTTAAAAGATTTAAAATCCATCAATTCTTCTAGAGAAGTTACTAAAAATTTTGTTTCGCTTAAAACACTTTTTCTAAATTCATATAACTTATTAATTTCATTAAAAAAAATTTCCTTAAAAACAAAATCAAAATTCAACGTTAAACTCCTCCAATATTTTGTTATTGAGATCTATAACCTTTATATTTAAATCATCATTAAGTTCCAACAAAACGAAATGATATTCTTTATAAAACGATACAAGATATTCATTATCAATCACTTTCCCATAAAGTGATGCACCAGCACCTCCGGTAATAATATAATGAGTATTATTAACATAAAAATGTTGATAATTATGCTCATGCCCAGAAATAACAATTTTAATACCTTTATCAGCAACAATTTTATCTAATTTTGACAAATCCAATCTATCTTTCCAATGTGGTCCAACTGTATAAATTGGATAATGCAAAAAGACTATGCTTCTCTCATTTCCATAATTTTCTAAAAATTCTAAATAACCTTTCGTATACGGATCCAAAAAAATAAGTCTATATTTCTTAAAATCTGCATAATAATTGTACAATCCAAAATACTTTTTATAATAAACATCAGGATTCTCGTGATTGCCTTTTACTAATTGGAAATAAGAATTTTTTCTCAAGTTTTTTGTTATTTTAAAAAAAGTATTCCACTCCTCTTTCCTATCTCCTCTATTTACCATATCCCCCAAATGAACTACGACAGTTGGATTATAAGAAGAAATCAACTCTACAATTTTTATATGAACTTTATTTCCAAAACGTGAATCACCGTATACAGCTACCAAATTTGTTGTGTTAGGAAAAAACTCTCCATCACACAACTTACACATATCATTTTCTTCATACAAATAATAAAAAACATTAGAGAATAAAAACATTGGAACAAAAATAAATAAAAATACCATCTTCTTTAACATTAATCTGCACTTCCAGAATTTTTTCTAATTTCAACAATATCAAAATCTATATCCATTTTTAAACTATCTAACATTTTTAAAATGTCCTCTTTAAAATAATCGGTTGTAACAATCCTTAAAATTCCACCTTCGTATTTTCTTATATTAACCATATTATCTTGCGCTTCTAAAATGTAACTCAAATAATGTACATCATTCTTATCAATATTCAATAAAATATCAATCTCCATATTTATCCTCCTTTTTAGTCATAAATGGACATTTACTTATTATCTTATTATTCTTTAAAAACTCATCAAAATGCTTTAAAAACAATGGCTTTTCCTGCGGGCACTCATTCATAAACTTTGCAAATAAAACAAACTTTTCAGCGACTTCATCCCCCAAATCAAAATATATCTTAAAACATGCTTCTTGTGCTTTTAAAGGTTCTATTTTCAAGAATTCTATCAAAAATCTTCTAAATGCTTGAATGTTTTTATTTTCCTTCAAAGCTATGTTTTTGCCTTCCTCAGTTAAAGTTATAGCTCCTCTTTTTTCATAATAAATCAAACCTTTTTTTGCCAATGAATTTAAAGTCTGCTTCGCAGAAGGCATTTTAACTCCTGCATAATCCGATACTTTCTTTAATCTTGTCCAGCCCATTGAGTTTAAAGTAAGATATACAATCAAAAGATATTTTCTTTCTGCTTTAGTTAAATTACGGTGACTTGACAAAAAAATCCCTCCACATAAGTTTATTCTAATTGTATTTTAACACATCATTCCAATTCAAGATACTTTTGAAGAAGTTTAAGTGTTGCTTCAATTGCATCGACATGAGTTCTTTCATAGCCATGTGACGCATAAATCCCAGGACCAATTAATCCATGTTTTACGTTATATCCCGCACGCACTGCAGCACTTGCATCAGAACTATAATACGGATATATATCAACAGTAAAATTTACCTTTGATAGTTCAGCAGCTCTTATCAATTTACCAACTACATCATAATCATATGGTCCACTTGAATCTTTGGCACAAACTGAAACTGAATAGACATCTGAATCTAAATCATCTCCCACTGCTCCCATATCTACAGCAATAACTTCTGTTACGTCATCTGGAATTCCAGAAGATGCTCCATGACCAACTTCCTCATAACTTGTAAACATAATATAGATCTTTCTTTTTGGTTCTATAGTAAAATCTCTTATTACCTTTGCCAAAGTTAGCAAAATACCTGCTCCTGCTTTATCATCTAAAAATCTACTTTTTAAAAATCCAGTTCTTGT from Thermosipho affectus harbors:
- the hutH gene encoding histidine ammonia-lyase, with amino-acid sequence MIYINGNSLTVEDVHKVSRKYEQVLLDDKAKKNVELSRKKVEEILEKNKPVYGVNTGFGALVNVRISKEELEDLQKNIVLSHSAGIGEPLNYDIVRAMMLLRANSLAKGFSGVRVSVIEKLVEFLNKDVVPYVPEKGSVGASGDLAPLSHISMALIGEGYVLKNGKKVETREILKEKNITPLTLKEKEGLSLLNGTQFMTAILSLVVRDMFRLIEIATLIAAASTDVLLGTPVAFDDRLQRVRNHKGQIYIAELLRKYLNKSKLRESHIKCSNVQDAYTLRAIPQVYGAVYDTLEFAKKVAENEINAATDNPLIFDEEIISGGNFHGEPVALVCDYLSIALTDLGNMIERRIDRLVNPLVNRGLPAFLASGKEGLNSGYMIWQYAAAAICNENKVLSHPASCDTIPTSAYQEDHVSMGATSARKLRKIYTNVVDLISIETMLVRVALEFRRPLKSSKMIEDFLSNINIEMNGDRYFGEDFENVREYILSEVVK
- a CDS encoding cob(I)yrinic acid a,c-diamide adenosyltransferase, which produces MISTKMGDDGKTFLANGERVDKDNIRVEAYGTIDELVSFLGLAKIGLDVNEKTIIEEIQKDLFRIATELAKGEKFIELIDKRDVDRVTKYVENYEKKLNISSFVIPGAKKESALLDVCRTIARRGERYIVRLSKVENVRLQLLAYINRISDLLYVIARYLENDEINKISVSDL
- a CDS encoding GNAT family N-acetyltransferase, which codes for MNFDFVFKEIFFNEINKLYEFRKSVLSETKFLVTSLEELMDFKSFKKYVEFYIENELRKIFIAKLENKIIGEIDIMIHERKRMRHVAEYGISVLREFRGMGIGKKLIQIAEEWVFKNGVKRIQLEVIESNLIAINLYIKLGYKIEGRKKKAVNLDGNYVDLLIMAKVKE
- a CDS encoding metallophosphoesterase family protein, with translation MLKKMVFLFIFVPMFLFSNVFYYLYEENDMCKLCDGEFFPNTTNLVAVYGDSRFGNKVHIKIVELISSYNPTVVVHLGDMVNRGDRKEEWNTFFKITKNLRKNSYFQLVKGNHENPDVYYKKYFGLYNYYADFKKYRLIFLDPYTKGYLEFLENYGNERSIVFLHYPIYTVGPHWKDRLDLSKLDKIVADKGIKIVISGHEHNYQHFYVNNTHYIITGGAGASLYGKVIDNEYLVSFYKEYHFVLLELNDDLNIKVIDLNNKILEEFNVEF
- a CDS encoding DUF4911 domain-containing protein, whose amino-acid sequence is MEIDILLNIDKNDVHYLSYILEAQDNMVNIRKYEGGILRIVTTDYFKEDILKMLDSLKMDIDFDIVEIRKNSGSAD
- a CDS encoding metal-dependent transcriptional regulator, with the translated sequence MSSHRNLTKAERKYLLIVYLTLNSMGWTRLKKVSDYAGVKMPSAKQTLNSLAKKGLIYYEKRGAITLTEEGKNIALKENKNIQAFRRFLIEFLKIEPLKAQEACFKIYFDLGDEVAEKFVLFAKFMNECPQEKPLFLKHFDEFLKNNKIISKCPFMTKKEDKYGD
- a CDS encoding M42 family metallopeptidase produces the protein MSYVQEAIGKIIDLCEIPSPTGFTNRIMNYLINEVRKLGFRYEYTNKKSLIVDLGHGDSNAILLMAHVDTLGAMVRSIKPNGRLKLTRIGGYPFSHIENENCIVFTRDNKAYTGTIYNIHPSVHVYNDTGTIERNENNVEVVLDQKVYSKEDVENLGIRPGDYIAFEPRTVLTRTGFLKSRFLDDKAGAGILLTLAKVIRDFTIEPKRKIYIMFTSYEEVGHGASSGIPDDVTEVIAVDMGAVGDDLDSDVYSVSVCAKDSSGPYDYDVVGKLIRAAELSKVNFTVDIYPYYSSDASAAVRAGYNVKHGLIGPGIYASHGYERTHVDAIEATLKLLQKYLELE